From a single Populus trichocarpa isolate Nisqually-1 chromosome 17, P.trichocarpa_v4.1, whole genome shotgun sequence genomic region:
- the LOC7495972 gene encoding myb-related protein 306, whose product MGRPPCCDKIGVKKGPWTPEEDIILVSYIQEHGPGNWRAVPTSTGLLRCSKSCRLRWTNYLRPGIKRGNFTDHEEKMIIHLQALLGNRWAAIASYLPQRTDNDIKNFWNTHLKKKLRKLQAGQEGQSRDGLSSTGSQQISRGQWERRLQTDINMARQALCEALSPGKPSSLLTGLKPSCGYEKPATEPIYASSTENISRLLKGWMISGPKQSLKNSTTQNSFIDTAGADSLSSEGTPDKADKNGTGLSQAFESLFGFDSFDSSNSDFSQSMSPDTGLFQDESKPNSSAQVPLSLIERWLFDEGAMQGKDYINEVTIDEDNLF is encoded by the exons ATGGGCAGACCACCTTGCTGTGATAAGATAGGAGTGAAAAAAGGACCATGGACTCCTGAGGAAGATATCATCTTGGTATCATATATTCAAGAACATGGTCCTGGGAATTGGAGAGCTGTGCCAACTAGTACAG GACTGCTTAGATGCAGTAAGAGTTGCAGATTGAGATGGACTAATTACCTAAGGCCAGGGATCAAACGTGGTAATTTTACCGATCACGAGGAGAAGATGATAATCCACCTCCAAGCCCTTCTAGGCAACAG ATGGGCTGCCATAGCTTCATACCTCCCTCAGAGAACAGATAATGACATTAAAAACTTTTGGAACACACATttgaagaagaagttgagaaagCTTCAAGCAGGGCAAGAAGGTCAGTCTAGAGATGGGTTATCATCAACAGGTTCACAGCAAATTTCTAGAGGCCAATGGGAGAGAAGGCTTCAAACTGATATCAACATGGCTAGGCAAGCCCTATGCGAGGCCTTGTCTCCCGGTAAACCAAGCAGCTTGTTAACCGGGTTGAAACCCTCTTGTGGGTATGAAAAACCAGCTACAGAACCAATCTATGCATCAAGCACTGAAAATATATCCAGATTGCTCAAAGGATGGATGATAAGTGGGCCTAAGCAGTCGCTAAAAAATTCAACTACTCAGAATTCCTTCATCGATACGGCTGGAGCTGATTCACTGTCTAGTGAAGGGACTCCTGATAAAGCAGACAAAAATGGCACTGGATTATCACAGGCATTTGAATCACTCTTTGGTTTTGACTCTTTCGACTCTTCAAATTCAGATTTCTCTCAATCCATGTCGCCTGATACTGGCCTTTTCCAAGACGAAAGTAAGCCAAATTCCAGTGCTCAAGTGCCACTGTCATTGATTGAGAGGTGGCTATTTGATGAAGGAGCCATGCAAGGGAAAGATTACATAAACGAAGTCACAATAGATGAAGATAATCTCTTCTAG